One Ricinus communis isolate WT05 ecotype wild-type chromosome 7, ASM1957865v1, whole genome shotgun sequence genomic region harbors:
- the LOC8262779 gene encoding two-component response regulator 24, whose amino-acid sequence MELEARKRNKMVTTTASKNQKSRTKMTALVVDDDTTNRIIHRRLLQNLGIENQEVRNGKEAIDIHCSGTNFDLILMDMDMPIMNGIEATKQLRAMGIRSTIAGVSTRTMEEEVQEFMEAGLDDYQEKPLTSAKLISILHKINHNASHS is encoded by the exons ATGGAGCTTGAAGCTAGGAAGAGAAACAAAATGGTAACGACAACAGCAAGCAAAAACCAGAAATCTCGAACAAAAATGACTGCGCTCGTTGTGGATGATGATACCACAAATCGAATAATTCACCGGAGGCTTTTGCAAAATCTTGGTATAGAAAATCAGGAGGTCAGGAATGGGAAAGAAGCAATTGATATCCATTGCTCAGGCACAAATTTTGACCTCATTCTCATGGACATGGATATGCCTATCATGAATGGTATTGAG GCAACAAAGCAACTCCGGGCCATGGGCATACGTAGCACGATTGCAGGCGTATCAACAAGAACGATGGAAGAAGAAGTACAAGAATTTATGGAAGCAGGACTGGATGATTATCAAGAAAAGCCTTTGACAAGTGCTAAGCTCATTTCCATTCTCCATAAGATCAACCACAATGCTTCACATTCATAG